The genomic window CTATATTGCCGGAGTTTCAAAAATTTATCACCCAACGCAAACTAGCACCGAAAAACCAGGCTCCTTTTTACGCCCACTGGGTCAGTAGGTTCCTACGGTTTTCCAATACACAACAAGACAAACCATTGGTTTTAAGAATACAAATGTTCCTCGATGGTTTGAAGAAAGACGAAAAAGTTCAGGATTGGCAATTCGAACAGGCCGATAACGCTGTTAAACTTTATATCCATCACTTCCTGTCGAATAATACATCGGCGCTATCGCCGAATGCAGACACGGCAACCGAAAAAAAATACCCGGACGTCAAAACAGTGCAGAAAAAAATTAGGGAAATATTGCGCCTCAAGCATTATGCCTACAGCACGGAAAGGACTTACACGGGATGGTTTCTTCGCTTTCATGCCTACCTGACCGGCGTAAAAAATAAAGATTTGCAAACCCTGAGCGTCGATGAAATGGATGTCCGGGATTTCCTCAGTCACCTGGCGATCAAGCAGCGGGTTTCGTCTTCTACTCAAAATCAGGCCTTCAACGCGCTGCTGTTTCTATTCCGCGAAGTTCTCAACATCGATCTGCATGATCTCAGTAAAACGGTGCGGGCGAAAAGAGGTCCCAAGCTTCCTGCGGTACTGTCGCAAAATGAAGTGCGCAGTCTGCTCGATCAGTTAAAAGAAAAAGACCGTCTTTTGGTTCATATTATATATGGCACCGGCATGCGGCTGATGGAAGTGGCCAGGCTGCGGGTTCAGGATATTGATTTCGGATCGAATTCAATTACCGTTCGGGCAGGTAAAGGCGATAAAGACAGAACGACGGTTCTTCCGGATGCTGTAAAAAATAAACTGACAGAGCATCTGGCCGCAGTCAAAAAAGTCCACGAACAGGATTTAGCCAAAGGCTTTGGCGAGGTCTATCTGCCGGAAGCTCTCGACAAAAAATATCCGAATGCAGCCAGGGAATGGCGCTGGCAGTATGTCTTCCCCTCGGCGGCTCTCTCCGTTGATCCGCGTTCAGGCAAGGTGCGCCGTCATCATATCAGCCCCAGTTCTATCCAGAAAATTGTTGCAGCTGCAGTCAGAAAGGCCGGTATTCCCAAGCACGCCACTGTCCATACATTGCGCCATAGTTTTGCCACACATCTGCTGATGAACGGTGTGAATATCCGCGAAGTTCAGGAGCTTTTGGGCCACAAAAATGTTGAAACAACGATGATCTATACTCATGTGCTCAGAAATATGTCGAAAGCGCCGATAAGCCCGCTGGACACGCTCCTTGCCGACGAAGGCCTCGGCAGTAACCGCTAAAGAGTCAAGAAGGAAATATAGGGCAAGGAACGTCTTGCTTCATGAAAAAAGGGACTTTCGGCAATTCAATTGTTTATACAATAATCATTGCTCCCCGCAGCAATCACCAGTCCCCTTTTAACCGCATAACTTATTTCTAAAAATTATTAAATACACCCGGCCGTTTTTTTGCTATAAATATAT from Desulfobacterales bacterium includes these protein-coding regions:
- a CDS encoding integron integrase — translated: ILPEFQKFITQRKLAPKNQAPFYAHWVSRFLRFSNTQQDKPLVLRIQMFLDGLKKDEKVQDWQFEQADNAVKLYIHHFLSNNTSALSPNADTATEKKYPDVKTVQKKIREILRLKHYAYSTERTYTGWFLRFHAYLTGVKNKDLQTLSVDEMDVRDFLSHLAIKQRVSSSTQNQAFNALLFLFREVLNIDLHDLSKTVRAKRGPKLPAVLSQNEVRSLLDQLKEKDRLLVHIIYGTGMRLMEVARLRVQDIDFGSNSITVRAGKGDKDRTTVLPDAVKNKLTEHLAAVKKVHEQDLAKGFGEVYLPEALDKKYPNAAREWRWQYVFPSAALSVDPRSGKVRRHHISPSSIQKIVAAAVRKAGIPKHATVHTLRHSFATHLLMNGVNIREVQELLGHKNVETTMIYTHVLRNMSKAPISPLDTLLADEGLGSNR